In Asterias rubens chromosome 17, eAstRub1.3, whole genome shotgun sequence, a genomic segment contains:
- the LOC117301719 gene encoding uncharacterized protein LOC117301719 isoform X1: MEPDSSSDKVTGVSFNSGTQEFGVHLPNGLEAATELAAVPDNPTIPDTVKLQETECDSISSDTLCLTATPQIPAKNCTDLSVKTESTLCLQNSHKDSAELSSGNSVTKCTVINQDSKDCANRSCVSKNVTNLENDFCTEVKTPLQLKKTKGNSSETEDEEELYAESIVETIKFKILKKYFGDTRKPGVLHRLHHKRNYGSFKCRQCYLSFHYRPSLIFHKYSHGNKHHLYECCKCSYKSSAPGAYMQHELQHHPDHLYQCEVCNIAFLQRSTWTRHVAAHVNNQSMTKEHSSSHLGDKTATQSKMTCNIPDQLEVIHGMASQNTKTPKPSSSTKQQCETRNEQIKCKFCQQLFPLEGEEYTQHLQSTDKSVTSAKKSCPWCSFIGSSTCHLTRHKHKIHLCCLLCNKKYPHKDLLRQHVNSFHSRLVNSPGKIKARRRPKAFGKKHKPGLCLTSETSRQQMEDHQEHKSLPNNKEVVQHWYCMTCKVIFPTKRLLDLHIKLNHRPMKKATEGHQEQENDEMGQWRCLLCNTLHETLRECDKHLLRIHPDEYEYCPRDEIAEPTLSVDLPVLPESEPPYTCNMCDSMVTSSELLHKHKEKFHKVAYKISITEELNAKQRSYRCRYRCGYTDCLYMNVTKHEVNCAQKVPVTSIILPSAVLDTSTGKLITKYSDVLKPDTDSHQSLGHPITEQQASLTGTLSISQTLAVSVQGDQNAARNQASVMSNLNMDEMQSASFKYDQSVVGMELPPKPSRKNLNSKEQPSQSNMQTFNDKHQLPENCMQNENKTQQTSDSSMQNENKTLQTSDSSMQNENETLQTSDSSMQNENKTLQTSDSSMQNENETLQTSDSSMQNENETLQTSDSSMQNENKNLQTSDSSMQNENKTLQTSDSSMQNENETLQTSNGSMQNENKTLQTSHSSMQNVNMTGEASNCRMQNVNETRQTSTTCNSVENENKMLKSSPTSVHKFKGQTQCEKEAVIKTTAIDRVHVIKTFNGKELQDVSKSPPNSQPQPVQSTIPTDQRWNLTSSNAAKITAHKNPTIIVMPRGSGKKTTSLTNTVCPRKDKVIVYRRLDETSSSSDEDSDCSWLDKSSCSSEENEDENGDLSPVFPSSDEEVAESVPNQGAIQSANRLVNPGTSSTRNITSCPPLLQPTVLMRFFQAIDMSDLYRLALQMITGSPQPHTLPTSDPLMDAFKTTSFKYKIPMGYSHKEFHDMPLFPSSPEVMRIDYMQTLPSKLVSKHYKTVVAKPQVLLLTSLVDSAVLDHVKGTVLKGVERFVRKQRVEDRKDITLSLSQYIVSQYFKNQEKKDSSQNPLNFSLATGSGNSPGAGPSCVKTKPSITKTPVFKSTSNRPSPSSTQRVQVNKPAVYGVTKTLINVPPKQSNIQHSSQQTEMKKSSDLKKKTNVACSRLPCTNREQETTIANKSQNVQGKAPEVGKSEKKDNKSVKKATAIRETENRKDVASLKVHKSPTKSKPVRNESVPLRRSSRLLRTSDQQCDKNSEASAVTACDGQKHARKRTKSNEQKDHKGQEKKRKMSKQTCSNEIEIESKNDKESCQKDNQGDSKPPTVLKAKTRCNESLQPGRNSSNSDQSPPESSSSSSQITSLIKGVTASGDFQRAQTSSLNHAVHEYSSYDAHHDEHNAMLHVAPETILPEIYLDTKVQHTGTETNIVERNGILQMTRHPLYGLNRGTMQIHTGANAELHPLNCKTYLKHIGHMNSPAKSKLMESVATQNDVKTRGVKPRIDPSLQLDDTPVKKPLICKWNERIENSFKPLLYKKPQTCISHPENQHGLRNWAGHTWKQTVSKAEVLELMTKRKTWKCAPYKMAQESRTARENNNELINKRIAVGKDTTVSSEEAMKHNILDAGESTVSQIASHQDSSLNGTHSNISEDGKECGQCTNGEMSEESSTEERMECEVVPSNAELETATGERGRLDTKPLDAELETATGERGRLDTKPLDAELETATGERGRLDTKPLDAELETATGERGRLDTKPLDAELETATGERGRLDTKPLDAELETATGERGRLDSKPLEGSRNMIHSTGSINRCQGTAEHEDSGVQKQIIRRRSLRNLQLKRKVAANPKDKQHCTVDHSYIKFPKLKCRRKSTCTKSKIGYQLRNRCGIGAGLVNIGVGSKTSEKRLKVPHDHCYISTKKPKTTAMGTDKTDHCYYWKTQSAQKTTHEDDRACKQKDASLTQCDKGPTQKPTTQHPDRICKPTHSQAQDHSYSLKNEQEQKASMDHCYVRITALVCMDGIQTSSSATNEPDAVQHVTGRSRGVPEVGSPNTCNEMLDRRILRPRRKGYQQ; encoded by the coding sequence ATGGAGCCAGATTCAAGCAGTGATAAGGTGACTGGAGTTTCTTTTAACTCTGGCACTCAGGAGTTTGGAGTACATCTACCCAACGGTCTTGAAGCTGCAACAGAGTTGGCTGCAGTACCAGATAATCCCACTATACCTGACACTGTTAAACTTCAAGAAACAGAGTGTGATTCAATATCATCAGACACTCTGTGCCTCACTGCAACACCCCAGATACCAGCCAAAAACTGCACTGATTTATCTGTAAAGACTGAGTCGACGCTCTGCCTCCAGAACAGTCACAAAGATTCAGCTGAATTATCCTCTGGTAACTCGGTAACAAAATGCACTGTTATTAATCAGGATTCAAAAGATTGTGCCAACAGGTCATGTGTCTCCAAGAATGTCACAAACCTTGAAAATGATTTCTGCACTGAAGTAAAAACACCTTTGCAGctgaaaaaaaccaaaggtaattCAAGTGAAACTGAGGACGAGGAGGAGCTTTACGCTGAAAGTATTGTAGAAACAATTAAATTCAAAATCCTAAAGAAATACTTTGGAGACACAAGAAAACCAGGTGTGTTGCATAGACTGCATCATAAAAGGAACTATGGTTCATTTAAATGCAGACAATGTTATTTGTCCTTTCACTATCGCCCCTCGTTAATATTCCACAAGTATTCACATGGTAACAAACATCACCTGTATGAGTGTTGTAAATGTAGCTACAAATCCTCTGCCCCTGGTGCTTACATGCAACATGAGCTACAACACCATCCTGATCATTTATATCAATGTGAAGTCTGTAACATTGCATTCCTACAGAGGAGTACATGGACTAGACACGTTGCTGCACATGTAAACAACCAATCTATGACAAAAGAACACTCTTCCAGTCACTTGGGGGATAAGACTGCAACCCAATCAAAGATGACATGCAACATTCCTGATCAACTGGAGGTAATTCATGGTATGGCAAGCCAGAACACCAAAACACCAAAGCCGAGCTCTTCAACCAAACAGCAATGTGAAACCAGGAATGAACAGATTAAGTGCAAGTTTTGCCAGCAGTTATTCCCATTGGAAGGTGAAGAGTACACCCAGCATCTACAGTCAACTGATAAGAGCGTGACTTCAGCCAAGAAAAGCTGTCCATGGTGTAGCTTCATAGGCAGTTCAACTTGTCATCTAACACGACACAAACATAAAATTCATCTGTGTTGTCTGCTGTGTAATAAGAAGTACCCTCACAAAGATCTATTGAGGCAACATGTTAATTCTTTCCACAGCAGACTTGTGAACAGTCCTGGAAAGATCAAAGCAAGAAGAAGGCCAAAGGCATTTGGGAAAAAGCATAAACCAGGACTATGTTTGACCTCAGAAACATCCCGTCAACAAATGGAAGACCACCAAGAACACAAGAGCCTCCCTAACAATAAGGAGGTAGTGCAACACTGGTACTGCATGACTTGTAAGGTGATATTCCCAACTAAGAGACTTCTTGATCTACACATAAAACTGAATCACCGCCCAATGAAGAAAGCAACTGAAGGTCATCAAGAGCAAGAGAATGATGAGATGGGGCAATGGCGATGTCTTTTGTGTAACACACTCCATGAGACTCTAAGGGAATGTGATAAGCACCTGTTGCGTATTCATCCTGATGAGTATGAATACTGCCCTCGAGATGAGATAGCTGAGCCTACACTATCGGTAGATTTGCCGGTACTGCCAGAATCAGAACCACCATACACATGTAATATGTGTGACTCTATGGTGACATCCTCAGAGCTACTACACAAACATAAGGAGAAATTCCACAAGGTAGCATACAAGATATCCATTACTGAGGAACTCAACGCCAAGCAACGTAGCTACAGATGTAGGTACAGGTGTGGCTACACAGACTGTCTCTATATGAACGTCACTAAACATGAGGTCAACTGTGCACAAAAGGTGCCAGTCACGTCCATAATCCTACCATCAGCAGTGCTCGATACATCCACTGGGAAGTTAATTACCAAGTATTCTGATGTTTTGAAGCCTGATACTGACTCTCATCAATCTCTTGGCCATCCAATTACTGAGCAGCAAGCATCATTAACTGGAACGCTAAGTATTAGCCAAACACTGGCAGTTTCTGTTCAGGGTGACCAGAATGCCGCCAGGAATCAAGCATCAGTTATGAGCAATTTGAATATGGATGAAATGCAGTCAGCTTCATTTAAGTATGACCAGAGTGTTGTTGGAATGGAGCTGCCACCAAAGCCAAGCCGCAAGAATCTCAATTCAAAAGAGCAACCGTCTCAAAGCAACATGCAGACTTTCAACGACAAACACCAACTTCCTGAAAACTGCATGCAGAATGAAAACAAGACTCAGCAAACATCAGACAGTAGCATGCAGAATGAAAACAAGACTCTACAGACATCAGACAGTAGCATGCAGAATGAAAACGAGACTCTACAAACATCAGACAGTAGCATGCAGAATGAAAACAAGACTCTGCAAACATCAGACAGTAGCATGCAGAATGAAAACGAGACCCTACAAACATCAGACAGTAGCATGCAGAATGAAAACGAGACTCTACAGACATCAGACAGTAGCATGCAGAATGAAAACAAGAATCTACAAACATCAGACAGTAGCATGCAGAATGAAAACAAGACTCTGCAAACATCGGACAGTAGCATGCAGAATGAAAACGAGACTCTACAAACATCAAATGGTAGCATGCAGAATGAAAACAAGACTCTGCAGACATCACATAGTAGCATGCAGAACGTAAACATGACTGGGGAAGCTTCAAATTGTAGAATGCAGAATGTGAATGAGACTCGACAAACATCAACTACATGTAATAGCGTGGAGAATGAAAACAAGATGCTGAAGTCTTCACCAACTAGTGTACACAAATTCAAGGGCCagacacagtgtgaaaaggaAGCTGTGATCAAGACAACAGCTATTGATAGGGTTCATGTTATCAAAACATTCAATGGAAAGGAATTACAAGATGTTAGCAAATCACCTCCAAATAGCCAACCACAACCAGTTCAATCAACAATACCAACAGATCAACGTTGGAATTTGACATCGAGTAATGCAGCTAAAATAACTGCACACAAGAATCCTACAATAATTGTTATGCCTAGAGGTTCAGGTAAAAAGACCACAAGCTTAACCAATACAGTGTGCCCAAGAAAAGACAAAGTGATTGTATATCGTAGGCTTGATGAGACGAGTAGTAGCAGTGATGAAGACAGTGACTGCAGCTGGTTAGATAAGAGCAGTTGCTCTTCGGAAGAGAATGAGGATGAAAATGGAGACTTGTCTCCAGTTTTTCCATCAAGTGATGAAGAAGTGGCGGAAAGTGTTCCTAATCAAGGAGCAATCCAATCTGCCAATAGATTGGTGAATCCTGGTACCTCCTCTACACGAAACATCACATCATGTCCACCCTTACTACAACCAACTGTACTCATGAGGTTTTTTCAGGCTATTGACATGTCTGATCTTTACCGACTGGCATTACAAATGATAACAGGATCTCCTCAACCCCATACATTACCTACCTCGGATCCACTAATGGATGCATTCAAGACAACGTCATTTAAGTATAAGATTCCCATGGGATACAGTCATAAAGAATTTCATGACATGCCTCTATTTCCATCATCTCCCGAGGTGATGAGAATTGACTACATGCAAACTTTACCTTCTAAACTTGTAAGTAAGCACTACAAGACTGTAGTTGCAAAGCCCCAAGTGTTGCTGTTAACATCACTAGTAGACAGTGCAGTTCTTGATCATGTCAAGGGGACCGTATTAAAGGGAGTTGAACGTTTTGTGAGGAAGCAGCGAGTGGAGGATCGTAAAGATATAACATTAAGCCTGTCTCAGTACATTGTCTCTCAGTACTTCAAAAATCAAGAGAAGAAAGATTCAAGTCAAAATCCTCTTAATTTCAGTCTTGCCACAGGATCAGGGAACAGCCCAGGAGCAGGTCCAAGTTGTGTAAAGACGAAGCCTTCAATAACTAAAACGCCTGTGTTCAAATCAACTTCAAACAGACCTTCACCAAGTAGCACCCAAAGGGTACAAGTTAACAAACCTGCTGTATATGGAGTTACTAAAACATTGATCAATGTTCCACCGAAGCAGTCCAACATCCAACACAGCTCTCAGCAAACAGAAATGAAGAAGTCATCAGAtctaaagaagaaaacaaatgtagcTTGCAGCAGACTGCCATGCACTAACAGAGAACAAGAGACAACAATTGCAAACAAATCACAGAATGTCCAGGGGAAAGCACCAGAGGTTGGAAAAAGTGAAAAGAAAGATAACAAAAGTGTGAAAAAAGCTACAGCCATCAGGGAGACAGAAAATAGAAAAGATGTGGCAAGTTTGAAGGTCCATAAGAGTCCTACAAAATCTAAGCCTGTCAGGAATGAGAGTGTACCCCTGAGAAGGTCATCAAGACTCCTTAGAACTTCTGACCAACAATGCGACAAGAATTCAGAGGCAAGTGCTGTCACAGCCTGTGACGGCCAGAAACATGCGCGGAAGCGCACAAAGTCAAACGAGCAAAAGGACCACAAAGGGCAAGAAAAGAAACGCAAAATGAGCAAACAAACATGTTCCAATGAGATTGAAATTGAGTCCAAAAACGATAAAGAAAGCTGTCAAAAGGACAATCAAGGTGATTCAAAACCTCCAACAGTACTCAAAGCAAAGACAAGATGTAATGAGAGTCTCCAACCTGGTAGGAACTCAAGCAATTCAGATCAAAGTCCACCCGAatcttcttcttcgtcttcaCAAATAACTTCACTCATAAAGGGAGTAACTGCTTCGGGAGACTTTCAGAGGGCTCAGACATCAAGTCTCAATCATGCTGTACATGAATATTCAAGTTATGATGCACATCATGATGAGCATAATGCAATGTTGCATGTTGCTCCAGAAACCATACTACCAGAGATTTACCTTGATACTAAAGTGCAACATACAGGTACTGAAACCAACATTGTTGAAAGAAATGGCATACTGCAAATGACAAGGCATCCACTTTATGGTCTCAATAGAGGAACAATGCAAATACATACGGGTGCCAATGCTGAGTTACATCCTTTAAACTGTAAGACATACCTAAAGCACATTGGCCATATGAATAGTCCTGCCAAGTCAAAGCTTATGGAATCTGTAGCAACACAAAATGATGTGAAAACAAGAGGTGTGAAACCTCGTATTGATCCTTCATTGCAACTAGATGATACTCCGGTAAAGAAACCATTGATTTGTAAATGGAATGAAAGGAttgaaaacagtttcaaaccACTGCTATACAAAAAACCACAAACGTGCATTTCTCATCCAGAAAATCAACATGGTCTCCGTAACTGGGCTGGACACACATGGAAGCAAACAGTTAGCAAAGCAGAAGTATTAGAACTAATGACCAAAAGAAAAACATGGAAATGTGCTCCATATAAGATGGCACAAGAGAGCAGAACGGCAAGGGAGAACAATAATGAGCTGATAAACAAGAGAATCGCTGTAGGTAAAGATACAACAGTCTCAAGTGAGGAAGCCATGAAGCATAATATTTTGGATGCTGGAGAAAGCACTGTGTCCCAAATAGCATCCCATCAGGATTCCTCATTAAATGGAACTCACTCAAATATCAGTGAAGATGGCAAGGAATGTGGTCAATGCACTAACGGTGAGATGTCTGAAGAATCAAGCACAGAAGAAAGGATGGAGTGTGAGGTTGTTCCTTCCAATGCAGAGTTAGAAACAGCAACAGGGGAACGTGGTAGACTAGACACTAAGCCATTGGATGCAGAGTTAGAAACAGCAACAGGGGAACGTGGTAGACTAGACACTAAGCCATTGGATGCAGAGTTAGAAACAGCAACAGGGGAACGTGGTAGACTAGACACTAAGCCATTGGATGCAGAGTTAGAAACAGCAACAGGGGAACGTGGTAGACTAGACACTAAGCCATTGGATGCAGAGTTAGAAACAGCAACAGGGGAACGTGGTAGACTAGACACTAAGCCATTGGATGCAGAGTTAGAAACAGCAACAGGGGAACGTGGTAGACTAGACAGTAAGCCATTGGAGGGGAGTCGCAACATGATTCATAGCACAGGGTCTATAAACCGTTGTCAAGGTACAGCTGAGCATGAGGATAGTGGTGTACAGAAGCAGATCATCAGACGCAGATCATTACGTAATTTACAGTTGAAAAGGAAAGTTGCTGCTAATCCAAAAGATAAACAACACTGTACAGTTGATCATTCCTACATAAAATTTCCAAAGTTGAAGTGCAGGaggaaaagtacatgtacaaagtctAAAATTGGTTATCAACTGAGAAATAGATGTGGGATAGGGGCAGGCCTTGTGAATATTGGTGTTGGCTCCAAGACCAGTGAAAAGAGACTGAAGGTTCCTCATGATCACTGCTATATTAGCACCAAGAAACCAAAGACAACTGCTATGGGTACAGACAAGACAGATCATTGCTACTATTGGAAAACACAGAGTGCACAAAAGACAACTCATGAAGACGATCGTGCCTGCAAACAAAAAGATGCCTCACTGACACAATGTGACAAAGGGCCAACACAGAAGCCAACGACTCAACATCCAGATAGAATATGCAAACCCACGCACTCACAGGCTCAAGATCATTCTTACTCTTTAAAAAATGAACAAGAGCAAAAAGCATCCATGGATCATTGCTATGTAAGAATTACTGCATTAGTGTGCATGGATGGCATCCAGACTTCATCCAGTGCAACTAATGAACCTGATGCAGTACAACACGTAACTGGGAGAAGTAGAGGAGTTCCAGAAGTTGGTTCACCAAATACATGTAATGAGATGCTGGACAGACGTATTTTAAGACCAAGAAGAAAGGGATACCAGCAGTGA